From Pseudomonas sp. LS1212, the proteins below share one genomic window:
- the dddP gene encoding dimethylsulfonioproprionate lyase DddP, with protein MMTLPYSIPPNARRIDPARRRAFALKADGSVEDNDRVEIGPTPLAFAEWARLGLQPPHLPTMREYRLQRICEQLVSRDLGGILLFDPLNIRYATDTTNMQLWTSHNPARACFIAASGYVVLWDFHGCDHLSAHLPLVSELRSGASFFYFETGEHTEEHARHFAAELEDLLRQHAGTNRRLAVDRIEVAGVRALDALGVDICSGQEVTEFARMIKGPEEIKAMRCAVASCEASVAEMHQALRAGATENDIWAVLHSGNIRRGGEWIETRILSSGPRTNPWYQESGPRVLSDGDLLSFDTDLIGTYGMCVDMSRSWICGGLEPTAEQKRLYRIAHEHVTRNIELIKPGARFTELTTRAHRLPEPCRAQRYGVLFHGVGLCDEYPCIRYPEDLETYGYEGELQVGMALCVEAYVGEVGGHDGIKLENQLLVTEDGYELLTHYPFDDSFLRD; from the coding sequence ATGATGACGTTGCCTTATTCCATTCCCCCTAACGCACGTCGCATCGACCCAGCCCGACGGCGTGCCTTCGCGCTGAAGGCCGACGGCTCCGTCGAAGACAACGACCGCGTTGAGATCGGCCCCACGCCCCTGGCTTTCGCCGAATGGGCGCGTCTAGGGTTGCAACCGCCACACTTGCCGACCATGCGCGAATATCGTCTGCAGCGCATTTGCGAACAACTGGTATCTCGTGATTTGGGCGGTATTTTGCTGTTCGACCCACTGAACATTCGCTACGCCACTGACACTACAAACATGCAACTATGGACTTCCCACAATCCCGCGCGCGCATGTTTCATTGCGGCCAGTGGGTACGTGGTGCTGTGGGATTTCCACGGTTGTGATCACCTTTCCGCTCATCTGCCGCTGGTCAGCGAGCTACGTAGTGGTGCGTCTTTCTTTTATTTCGAAACCGGCGAGCATACGGAGGAGCACGCACGGCATTTCGCCGCCGAGCTTGAGGATCTCTTGCGTCAGCACGCCGGAACCAATCGTCGTCTTGCGGTAGACCGCATAGAGGTCGCTGGGGTGCGGGCGCTTGATGCATTGGGTGTGGATATCTGCAGTGGCCAAGAGGTGACGGAATTTGCCCGAATGATAAAAGGCCCTGAAGAGATCAAGGCCATGCGCTGCGCTGTCGCGTCTTGCGAAGCTTCCGTGGCCGAAATGCACCAAGCTCTGCGCGCCGGTGCCACTGAAAATGACATCTGGGCTGTTTTACACTCTGGCAACATCCGCCGTGGCGGCGAGTGGATCGAGACACGCATCCTCAGCTCCGGCCCGCGCACCAACCCGTGGTATCAGGAGTCCGGCCCAAGGGTATTGAGCGACGGCGACCTGTTGTCGTTCGACACTGACCTGATCGGAACATATGGCATGTGCGTCGACATGTCGCGCAGCTGGATCTGCGGGGGCCTTGAGCCAACCGCTGAGCAGAAGCGCCTATATCGAATTGCCCATGAGCATGTCACACGCAACATCGAACTGATCAAGCCAGGCGCTCGTTTTACCGAGCTGACCACCAGGGCCCATCGATTGCCCGAGCCGTGCCGCGCCCAGCGTTACGGCGTGCTTTTCCATGGTGTGGGTTTATGCGACGAGTACCCCTGCATCCGCTATCCGGAAGACTTGGAAACGTATGGTTACGAAGGCGAGTTGCAAGTGGGCATGGCCCTGTGTGTCGAAGCATATGTCGGTGAGGTGGGCGGACACGACGGGATCAAGCTGGAGAACCAGCTGTTAGTGACTGAGGACGGCTACGAATTGCTGACTCATTACCCCTTTGATGACAGCTTCCTGCG
- a CDS encoding LysR substrate-binding domain-containing protein, with protein MKIQPLPPLNSLVVFEAVARHLSFTCAAKELNVTQGAISRQIRLLEEYLGESLFERNTREVSLNPVGSRYYGTVHLMLQELARGTEEIRRWQGGRQITVMTSSAMASFWLLPKVGDFQRLNEDVDLRIVAYDRVKDHSRLDCDIALYYCRTPPSRMTATPLFSEEVFPVCSREYLDKHPHIRHIDQLDSATWLWLDDPQRDWIGWPEWFERLGYEARAPRHRVNINNYSMLIQSALTGQGIALAWSHLVGNHLETGDLVKPVDEVLQTEAKFCLLEHKGRVGNQYIVSRFREWLIQQAAPTDDKTS; from the coding sequence ATGAAAATCCAACCGCTGCCTCCTCTCAATAGCTTGGTTGTTTTCGAGGCTGTCGCACGCCATCTGAGCTTCACTTGCGCCGCTAAGGAGCTGAACGTAACTCAGGGGGCTATCAGCAGGCAGATAAGGCTGTTGGAGGAATACCTTGGCGAAAGCTTGTTTGAACGAAACACCCGTGAAGTCAGCCTAAACCCGGTGGGTAGCCGTTACTATGGGACTGTGCATTTGATGTTGCAGGAACTTGCCAGAGGCACCGAAGAAATCCGACGCTGGCAAGGTGGGCGGCAAATTACAGTCATGACCAGCTCAGCCATGGCCTCATTCTGGTTGCTTCCAAAGGTTGGAGACTTTCAACGCCTGAACGAGGACGTCGACCTTCGAATCGTGGCTTATGACCGTGTCAAAGACCACTCTCGCCTCGATTGCGATATTGCGCTGTACTACTGCCGCACCCCACCCTCGCGGATGACCGCTACCCCACTGTTTTCAGAGGAGGTTTTCCCAGTCTGCAGCAGAGAGTATTTAGACAAACACCCTCATATAAGGCATATCGATCAGCTAGACTCCGCAACGTGGTTATGGCTCGATGATCCTCAACGAGACTGGATAGGTTGGCCAGAATGGTTTGAGCGGCTTGGCTACGAGGCTCGAGCCCCTCGCCACAGGGTGAACATCAACAACTATTCGATGCTGATTCAGTCTGCCTTGACCGGACAGGGTATTGCGTTAGCCTGGTCACATTTGGTTGGAAACCATCTAGAAACTGGTGACTTAGTCAAGCCGGTCGACGAAGTATTGCAAACCGAGGCAAAGTTTTGTCTCTTGGAGCACAAAGGCCGGGTCGGCAACCAATACATCGTGAGCAGGTTTCGAGAATGGCTGATCCAACAGGCCGCACCCACTGATGACAAAACCTCATAA
- a CDS encoding TetR/AcrR family transcriptional regulator, producing MSQIGKGRGKAQDTGWRGSPEGWLEAAYDALKESGIDAVRVMPLAKRLGLSRTSFYWFFEDREQLLAALLLRWRDTNTGGLIRQCESYAESISEAILNVFECWLNPELFDSQFEFAVRSWALQSDEVAEEVSTVDEQRMSALASMFKRFGYDSQGADARARTIYLTQIGYITMKTNEGIVERFHRIPHYVSIFTGKAPQKRELDRFYGKFGYAEKEPGVFVALTDTFEEAAAND from the coding sequence ATGTCCCAGATAGGGAAGGGTCGTGGTAAGGCCCAGGATACAGGTTGGCGCGGGTCGCCGGAGGGGTGGCTGGAAGCTGCCTATGACGCTCTCAAGGAGTCGGGCATCGATGCTGTTCGGGTCATGCCGCTAGCCAAGCGCCTTGGCTTATCACGAACCAGCTTCTATTGGTTCTTTGAGGATCGCGAGCAATTGCTAGCTGCCTTATTGCTACGCTGGCGAGATACAAATACTGGTGGGTTGATCCGGCAGTGCGAAAGCTATGCGGAAAGTATTTCCGAGGCGATCCTGAATGTCTTTGAATGTTGGCTCAATCCAGAACTATTCGACTCGCAATTCGAGTTTGCAGTGCGCAGTTGGGCGCTTCAGTCAGATGAGGTTGCTGAAGAGGTCTCGACCGTAGACGAACAACGAATGAGCGCTTTGGCCAGCATGTTCAAGCGCTTTGGCTATGACAGCCAAGGTGCTGATGCCCGGGCCCGAACGATTTATCTTACTCAAATCGGCTATATCACTATGAAGACGAATGAGGGGATCGTAGAGCGTTTTCACCGTATACCTCATTACGTAAGCATTTTTACTGGCAAAGCACCCCAAAAACGCGAATTGGATCGCTTCTATGGCAAATTCGGTTATGCCGAAAAGGAACCTGGGGTCTTCGTCGCTTTAACCGACACCTTTGAGGAGGCGGCTGCAAATGACTAA
- a CDS encoding pyrroline-5-carboxylate reductase translates to MTNETLGIIGGTGWLGGSIAKAVLAKALLPAGNLIISNRSGSHPLAQSGASLATDNQDLVDRCDLVIIAVRPDHFASLNISAEGKTVVSLMAGITAQAIAEATSATTVVRAMPNAAVEIEQSFTPWYCFGRIDASMRSLVQRLFECVGVAAEVQDEDSIDYLSALSGTGPAFPALLMTALVSQAIAAGIPADIAQLAAKNVVVNSSQLLVSHDAQEMIDALVAYRGVTAAALQTMIDGQFEEQIGRALQEGAAVARNGLQS, encoded by the coding sequence ATGACTAATGAAACCCTTGGGATCATTGGCGGAACGGGTTGGTTGGGCGGATCGATCGCCAAAGCAGTGCTTGCGAAGGCACTATTACCGGCTGGCAACTTGATCATTTCTAACCGTTCAGGCAGCCACCCGCTGGCGCAAAGCGGCGCCTCCTTGGCCACTGATAACCAAGACTTAGTGGATCGCTGCGACCTGGTCATAATCGCGGTTCGTCCTGATCATTTCGCTAGCTTGAACATCAGCGCGGAAGGCAAAACGGTCGTATCGTTGATGGCTGGGATAACGGCACAAGCTATTGCAGAAGCTACCTCAGCTACGACAGTTGTACGGGCAATGCCCAACGCGGCGGTGGAAATTGAACAGTCCTTTACGCCTTGGTATTGCTTCGGAAGGATAGATGCATCAATGAGGAGTTTGGTGCAGCGCTTATTCGAGTGCGTGGGTGTTGCAGCGGAGGTTCAAGATGAGGACTCCATTGATTACCTCTCTGCGCTCTCTGGCACTGGCCCTGCGTTCCCTGCGTTGTTGATGACGGCCCTGGTCAGTCAGGCAATTGCCGCGGGCATACCTGCCGATATCGCGCAACTTGCCGCGAAAAACGTGGTGGTAAATAGCAGCCAGCTGTTGGTCAGCCACGATGCTCAGGAGATGATAGATGCCTTGGTGGCGTACCGAGGTGTGACTGCCGCCGCTTTGCAAACGATGATTGATGGGCAGTTCGAGGAACAAATTGGTAGGGCGCTGCAAGAAGGGGCTGCCGTCGCCCGTAATGGGCTTCAATCTTAA
- a CDS encoding VOC family protein — translation MSVFTHVTVGTNDLKKARAFYDVVLKEIGLNRVADLDEAGSIWGVDKPSFFVLKPANGNPATIGNGVTVSFEAPNRAAVQAFHEVALANGGVSEGQPGPRGWAENAYAAYARDLDGNKLAVYCFKAE, via the coding sequence ATGTCCGTTTTTACTCACGTTACCGTCGGCACCAACGATCTGAAAAAAGCACGCGCATTCTATGACGTTGTTTTGAAGGAGATCGGCCTGAATCGCGTTGCCGATCTCGACGAGGCCGGATCGATCTGGGGCGTCGATAAGCCTTCGTTCTTTGTGCTCAAACCGGCTAACGGAAATCCTGCCACTATCGGCAACGGTGTCACAGTAAGCTTTGAAGCCCCTAACCGTGCTGCTGTTCAAGCTTTCCATGAAGTTGCATTAGCAAACGGTGGCGTTAGCGAAGGCCAGCCAGGCCCTCGTGGCTGGGCTGAAAATGCCTATGCCGCTTACGCTCGTGATTTGGATGGGAACAAGCTGGCTGTTTACTGTTTCAAGGCGGAGTAA
- a CDS encoding S-(hydroxymethyl)glutathione dehydrogenase/class III alcohol dehydrogenase, which yields MSAQTLKSRAAVAFAPNEPLQLVTIDVAPPKAGEVRVRIVATGVCHTDAFTLSGSDPEGIFPSVLGHEGGGVIEAIGEGVTSLQVGDHVIPLYTAECKQCKFCLSGKTNLCQAVRATQGKGLMPDGTSRFSYEGKPLFHYMGCSTFSEYTVLPEISLAKIPKDAPLDQVCLLGCGVTTGIGAVLNTAKVEAGASVAIFGLGGIGLAAIIGAKMANAGRIIAVDINPAKRDVAVSLGATDFINPKEHEKPIQDVIVELTDGGVDYSFECVGNVQLMRAALECCHKGWGESTIIGVAGAGQEISTRPFQLVTGRVWRGSAFGGVKGRTELPSYVEKASRGEIPLETFITHNMPLEEINKAFDLMHTGQSIRTVIHY from the coding sequence ATGTCAGCACAGACCTTGAAGTCCAGGGCTGCGGTCGCGTTTGCACCCAATGAACCGTTGCAGTTAGTTACTATCGATGTAGCCCCTCCGAAGGCCGGGGAAGTACGCGTTCGCATCGTCGCCACGGGTGTCTGTCACACCGATGCCTTTACTCTTTCGGGAAGCGATCCTGAAGGAATTTTCCCCAGCGTGTTGGGGCATGAAGGCGGTGGCGTCATCGAAGCCATTGGCGAAGGCGTAACTTCACTGCAAGTCGGCGACCATGTAATTCCGCTCTATACCGCTGAATGTAAGCAGTGCAAGTTTTGCCTGTCCGGCAAGACTAACCTCTGCCAGGCAGTCCGCGCGACCCAAGGCAAAGGCTTGATGCCCGACGGCACCTCACGTTTTTCATATGAAGGTAAGCCACTGTTCCACTACATGGGCTGCTCGACATTCTCCGAATACACCGTGTTGCCCGAAATTTCTCTGGCGAAGATTCCTAAGGACGCTCCGCTGGATCAGGTTTGCCTGCTCGGCTGCGGGGTGACCACAGGTATTGGCGCTGTACTCAATACCGCTAAGGTTGAGGCTGGTGCTAGCGTCGCGATCTTTGGGCTCGGGGGTATCGGCCTCGCCGCGATCATTGGCGCAAAGATGGCCAACGCCGGGCGCATCATTGCAGTCGATATCAACCCAGCCAAGCGGGACGTTGCGGTGTCGTTGGGCGCGACAGATTTCATCAATCCCAAGGAACACGAAAAGCCTATCCAGGACGTCATCGTCGAACTCACCGATGGCGGTGTGGATTATTCCTTCGAGTGCGTAGGCAACGTTCAGTTGATGCGGGCGGCACTGGAATGCTGTCACAAGGGTTGGGGTGAATCGACCATCATCGGCGTTGCCGGCGCAGGACAAGAAATCAGTACTCGCCCATTCCAGCTGGTTACCGGCCGCGTGTGGCGCGGTAGCGCGTTCGGTGGCGTGAAGGGCCGTACAGAACTCCCCAGCTATGTCGAGAAGGCCAGCCGTGGAGAGATCCCGTTGGAAACGTTTATCACCCACAACATGCCTCTTGAAGAAATCAACAAAGCATTCGACCTGATGCATACCGGGCAAAGCATTCGCACCGTCATCCATTACTGA
- a CDS encoding NADH:flavin oxidoreductase produces the protein MSSDPLLQPYKIKHLTLRNRIMTTSHEPAYPVDGMPKDLYRAYHVERAKAGVALTMTAGSAAVSRDSPPVFNNVLAYKDEVVKWMKDLTDECHEHGAAVMIQLTHLGRRTRWDKADWLPVVSPSHRREASHRAFPKKMEDWDIDRIIKDYVDAAERMKAAGLDGLELQAYGHLMDQFWSPLTNDLDGPYGGSLENRLRFTFDILRGIRQRCGEDFLLGVRYTGDEDLPGGFGAQDGIQISHMLKNSGLVDFLNVVRGHIDTDAGLTDVIPIQGMRNAPHLDFAGEIRSATGFPTFHAAKIPDVATARHAIASGKVDMIGMTRAHMTDPHIVRKIIEKREEEIRPCVGANYCLDRIYQGGAAYCIHNAATGRETTMPHEIPKAPAKRKVVVIGTGPAGLEAARVAGERGHDVTVFEAADQPGGQIRLTSLSERRREMISIIDWRMTQCERLGVKFHFNTWVEAETVLAEEPDVVIVATGGLPHTEVLQQGNELVVSTWDIISGDVKPGKNVLIFDDAGDHAALQAAEVIAKSGATLEIVTPDRAFSPEVMAMNLVPYMRSLQDLDVTFTVTYRVDSVEKRDGKLAVNFGSDYGRVNKQRMVDQVVINHGTIPLDDLYFDLRPHSSNGGAVEQHNLIAGKAQNIVTHPEGRFQLFRIGDAVSARNTHAAIYDALRLLKDI, from the coding sequence ATGTCCAGCGATCCCTTGCTGCAGCCCTACAAGATCAAACACCTGACCCTCAGAAACCGGATCATGACTACCTCCCATGAGCCGGCCTACCCTGTCGACGGCATGCCCAAGGATCTGTACCGGGCTTATCACGTTGAGCGCGCAAAGGCCGGTGTAGCGCTGACCATGACCGCTGGCTCCGCCGCTGTTTCCCGCGACAGCCCGCCTGTGTTCAACAATGTGCTGGCGTACAAGGACGAGGTGGTTAAATGGATGAAGGATCTAACCGACGAATGCCACGAACACGGTGCGGCGGTGATGATTCAACTTACCCACTTGGGGCGGCGTACGCGCTGGGACAAGGCTGACTGGCTTCCGGTCGTATCGCCTTCTCATCGGCGTGAGGCGTCTCACCGAGCCTTCCCGAAAAAGATGGAAGACTGGGACATTGATCGCATCATCAAGGATTACGTGGATGCCGCCGAACGCATGAAGGCTGCAGGCCTGGATGGTCTGGAGCTGCAGGCTTATGGCCACCTGATGGATCAGTTCTGGTCTCCACTGACCAACGATCTCGACGGCCCTTACGGCGGCTCGCTGGAAAACCGTCTGCGCTTTACCTTTGACATTCTGCGCGGCATCCGTCAGCGCTGCGGCGAAGATTTCCTGCTCGGGGTTCGCTACACCGGCGATGAAGATCTGCCCGGTGGTTTCGGTGCCCAAGACGGTATCCAGATCTCACACATGCTCAAAAACAGTGGTCTGGTCGACTTCCTTAACGTAGTTCGTGGACACATTGATACCGACGCCGGCCTGACCGATGTGATCCCGATTCAAGGCATGCGTAACGCTCCGCACCTCGATTTTGCCGGCGAAATCCGCTCTGCTACCGGTTTCCCTACCTTCCATGCAGCCAAGATCCCGGATGTAGCAACGGCGCGACATGCCATCGCCTCAGGGAAGGTGGACATGATCGGTATGACCCGAGCACACATGACCGATCCGCACATCGTGCGCAAGATCATCGAAAAGCGCGAAGAGGAAATCCGCCCCTGCGTAGGTGCCAACTACTGCCTGGATCGCATCTATCAGGGCGGCGCGGCGTATTGCATCCACAATGCTGCGACCGGGCGTGAAACCACCATGCCCCATGAAATTCCCAAAGCACCGGCCAAGCGAAAGGTGGTAGTGATCGGAACCGGCCCGGCGGGCCTGGAGGCAGCCCGTGTCGCCGGTGAACGCGGCCACGACGTTACGGTGTTCGAAGCTGCTGACCAGCCCGGCGGACAGATCCGGTTGACCTCTCTTAGCGAGCGTCGCCGGGAGATGATCAGCATCATCGACTGGCGCATGACTCAGTGCGAACGCCTCGGTGTGAAGTTCCACTTCAACACTTGGGTCGAGGCCGAGACCGTGCTTGCTGAAGAACCAGATGTGGTGATTGTTGCCACAGGTGGCTTGCCGCACACAGAGGTGCTCCAACAGGGCAACGAACTGGTGGTGTCGACTTGGGACATCATTTCGGGCGACGTCAAGCCAGGCAAGAATGTACTGATCTTCGATGACGCTGGTGATCATGCCGCGTTGCAGGCTGCGGAAGTCATTGCCAAGAGCGGTGCAACGCTGGAAATCGTTACACCTGACCGCGCGTTTTCGCCGGAGGTGATGGCCATGAACCTGGTGCCTTACATGCGCAGCCTGCAAGACCTGGACGTTACCTTCACCGTCACGTATCGGGTCGATTCTGTGGAAAAACGCGACGGTAAGCTGGCAGTCAATTTCGGCAGTGATTATGGCCGAGTGAATAAGCAAAGGATGGTCGATCAGGTCGTGATCAACCACGGCACAATTCCTTTGGACGATTTGTACTTCGATCTACGTCCCCATTCGAGCAATGGCGGCGCGGTCGAGCAGCACAATCTGATCGCTGGAAAAGCCCAGAACATTGTTACCCACCCTGAAGGCCGTTTTCAGCTATTCCGGATTGGGGATGCAGTCTCAGCGCGTAATACACATGCCGCCATCTACGATGCATTGCGGCTGCTGAAAGACATCTAA
- a CDS encoding electron transfer flavoprotein subunit beta/FixA family protein — MKVLVAVKRAIDPNVKVRVKADGSGVDLNGVKMALNPFCEIAVEEAIRLKEKGVASEVVVVSVGTSAAQEQLRTALALGADRAVLVETSAVQEPLNVAKYLSKVIDNEKPQLILFGKQAIDQENNQTGQMVAQLIGSGQATYASAVNYADGQWVVEREVDGGSQVVALSAPAVVTCDLRLNEPRYASLPNIMKAKKKPLEVIAADSLGASVKEHTRLLEVAPPPVRKAGIKVGSVSELVEKLKYVAGVI; from the coding sequence ATGAAAGTGCTCGTAGCGGTAAAACGCGCCATCGACCCGAACGTGAAGGTTCGAGTGAAAGCTGACGGTTCAGGCGTAGACCTGAATGGCGTGAAAATGGCCTTGAACCCGTTCTGCGAAATCGCTGTGGAGGAGGCAATTCGCCTCAAGGAAAAAGGAGTGGCGTCCGAGGTGGTGGTGGTTTCTGTAGGCACCTCTGCTGCGCAAGAACAATTACGCACGGCATTGGCGCTCGGTGCGGATCGAGCAGTCCTGGTCGAAACTAGCGCGGTGCAAGAGCCGCTCAATGTGGCCAAATACCTGAGCAAAGTTATCGATAACGAAAAGCCGCAATTGATCCTTTTCGGCAAACAGGCGATCGACCAGGAGAACAACCAGACCGGGCAGATGGTTGCGCAGTTGATAGGTAGCGGTCAGGCCACCTATGCGTCAGCTGTCAACTATGCCGATGGTCAATGGGTCGTCGAGCGCGAGGTCGATGGCGGTAGCCAGGTTGTGGCCCTCTCAGCGCCTGCAGTTGTCACCTGCGATCTGCGCCTGAATGAACCGCGCTATGCCTCGTTGCCGAACATCATGAAAGCCAAGAAAAAACCGCTTGAGGTGATTGCCGCTGACAGTTTGGGCGCGAGCGTGAAGGAACACACTCGGCTGCTAGAGGTGGCGCCACCGCCAGTTCGTAAAGCCGGTATCAAAGTCGGTTCGGTATCCGAACTGGTGGAAAAACTTAAATATGTTGCGGGGGTGATTTGA
- a CDS encoding electron transfer flavoprotein subunit alpha/FixB family protein: MRTLVMAEHAAGQLTAGTLSAVTAAIDLGLETDLLVIGGQDAAAAAEQAAHTKGVRRVLLVQVAMFEKPLAENVQPLITRLVAEEYTHVLADASSMGRNVLPRVAASLDVGMLSDVTKVLSEDTFLRPIYAGNALATVQSLDPIKLLTIRASAFAPATSRPDRCNVVVVDGGQNATNVRFVSEQLTVSERPELSNARVVVSGGRGMQSKENFALIKRVADKLGGAVGASRAAVDSGFAPNDLQVGQTGKIVAPDLYIAAGISGAIQHLAGMSGSKVIVAINQDAEAPIAQVADYMLVADLFEALPALEKSL, from the coding sequence ATGCGCACATTGGTTATGGCCGAACACGCAGCTGGTCAACTTACTGCAGGCACCCTGAGCGCCGTTACTGCCGCTATCGATCTAGGTCTTGAAACTGATCTGCTTGTAATCGGCGGGCAAGACGCGGCGGCAGCGGCGGAACAAGCGGCACATACGAAGGGAGTACGTCGGGTATTGCTCGTTCAGGTGGCGATGTTCGAGAAGCCGTTGGCGGAGAACGTTCAACCGCTGATCACCCGGCTGGTGGCTGAGGAATATACGCATGTTCTTGCCGATGCAAGCAGCATGGGCCGTAATGTGCTGCCTCGGGTAGCGGCGAGCTTGGATGTAGGCATGCTTTCGGACGTGACGAAAGTTTTGTCAGAAGACACTTTCCTGCGTCCTATTTATGCAGGTAACGCTCTCGCCACGGTTCAATCGCTTGACCCAATTAAATTACTTACCATCCGCGCTTCCGCGTTTGCCCCAGCTACGTCACGCCCGGATCGCTGCAATGTGGTGGTCGTTGACGGCGGGCAAAACGCGACCAATGTTCGTTTTGTAAGCGAACAGCTAACGGTTAGCGAAAGGCCCGAACTTTCGAACGCTCGCGTTGTGGTTTCCGGCGGCCGCGGAATGCAAAGCAAAGAAAACTTTGCATTGATCAAGCGTGTGGCAGACAAGCTTGGCGGAGCCGTAGGTGCATCGCGCGCAGCTGTGGATTCTGGTTTCGCCCCGAACGACCTGCAGGTAGGGCAAACGGGCAAAATCGTGGCACCGGATTTGTATATCGCCGCTGGTATCAGTGGAGCCATTCAACACCTGGCGGGTATGAGTGGTTCAAAAGTGATTGTTGCGATCAACCAGGATGCTGAGGCTCCGATCGCCCAAGTGGCGGATTACATGTTGGTGGCAGACCTTTTTGAAGCGTTACCGGCGCTTGAAAAGTCGCTGTGA